In a genomic window of Halalkalicoccus sp. CG83:
- a CDS encoding monovalent cation/H+ antiporter subunit D family protein, with amino-acid sequence MVEVASIRPLAAVLVSFLAAGAIVASHRYPNVREGWSIVASFAKFGIIASMLPGVLSGTIYVWSLGSFVPGVEFALRADPLGMLFALLASFLWIFTSFYATGYMRGLDEPNQTRFFAAFAMSLSTAVGIAFAQNLLTIFVFYELLSIATYPLVAHDEDAEARIAGRKYLAYTFFGGGVLLLAGTVLVFLMAGTVDFAAGGIPALAEVAGTDPWFARLGFGLLVGGFGVKAALMPVHSWLADAMVAPTPVSGLLHAVAVVKSGAFGIARVILDVYGPETVAQLGVHIPLAVVAAFTLTAASIIALRKDHLKRRLAYSTTAQLSYIVLGLSMLHPYAILGGLFHIPAHAFGKLTLFFCAGAIHVETHTDYISEMAGIGKRMPWTMAAFTVGAAGMAGIPLIAGFVSKYYMLIGGLGAGGIGVIGAENAVMSPTMGTIFSGSLILSGLLNIAYFWPIVYTAYFETEDRHDAKPLLEFPMGGKRESYGAGAAGDARADGGDPDDPIRTAEGGPGASSGNEPDHRSDDPARIEESEGGYAVDRYPSDHTGDHDHDHNHDDHGGGPPAEGWERRTPWEESTWLMLVPITVIALGAIVLGVIPGRAVFLELIVYIVESVTGEVVP; translated from the coding sequence ATGGTTGAGGTAGCAAGCATCAGACCGCTCGCGGCCGTTCTCGTCTCGTTTCTCGCGGCGGGAGCGATCGTCGCGTCGCATCGCTATCCGAACGTTCGCGAGGGCTGGTCGATCGTCGCCTCGTTCGCGAAGTTCGGAATCATCGCCAGCATGCTGCCGGGCGTGCTCTCCGGAACGATCTACGTCTGGAGCCTCGGCTCGTTCGTCCCCGGCGTGGAGTTCGCGCTGCGAGCCGATCCGCTGGGGATGCTGTTCGCGCTGCTCGCGAGCTTCCTGTGGATCTTCACCTCGTTCTACGCGACGGGCTACATGCGCGGGCTCGACGAGCCCAACCAGACGCGGTTCTTCGCCGCGTTCGCGATGAGTCTCTCGACGGCCGTGGGGATCGCGTTCGCGCAGAACCTCCTCACCATCTTCGTCTTCTACGAGCTGCTGTCGATCGCGACCTACCCCCTCGTCGCCCACGACGAGGACGCAGAGGCGCGCATCGCCGGCCGGAAGTACCTCGCGTACACCTTCTTCGGCGGCGGCGTACTGTTGCTCGCCGGCACGGTGTTGGTGTTCTTGATGGCCGGCACCGTCGACTTCGCCGCGGGCGGCATCCCCGCGCTCGCGGAGGTCGCGGGGACCGACCCGTGGTTCGCGCGCCTGGGCTTCGGGCTGCTGGTGGGCGGCTTCGGCGTGAAGGCCGCGCTGATGCCGGTCCACTCCTGGCTCGCCGACGCGATGGTCGCGCCGACGCCCGTCTCCGGGCTGCTACACGCGGTCGCGGTCGTCAAGTCCGGGGCGTTCGGCATCGCCCGCGTGATCCTCGACGTCTACGGCCCGGAGACGGTCGCTCAGCTCGGCGTCCATATCCCGCTCGCGGTCGTCGCCGCCTTCACGCTGACCGCGGCGAGCATCATCGCGCTCCGCAAGGACCACCTCAAGCGACGGCTCGCCTACTCGACGACCGCCCAGCTCTCCTACATCGTGCTCGGGCTGTCGATGCTGCATCCCTACGCGATCCTCGGCGGGCTGTTTCACATCCCGGCTCACGCGTTCGGCAAGCTCACGCTGTTCTTCTGTGCCGGAGCGATCCACGTCGAGACCCACACCGACTACATCAGCGAGATGGCCGGCATCGGAAAGCGGATGCCCTGGACGATGGCCGCCTTCACCGTCGGCGCGGCGGGCATGGCCGGCATCCCGCTCATCGCGGGCTTCGTCAGCAAGTACTACATGCTGATCGGCGGGCTGGGCGCCGGCGGGATCGGCGTGATCGGCGCCGAGAACGCGGTGATGAGCCCCACGATGGGGACGATCTTCTCGGGCTCGCTGATCCTGAGCGGCCTGCTCAACATCGCGTACTTCTGGCCGATCGTCTACACGGCCTACTTCGAGACCGAGGACCGCCACGACGCCAAACCGCTGCTCGAGTTTCCGATGGGCGGGAAACGCGAGTCCTACGGCGCCGGCGCCGCCGGAGACGCACGCGCCGACGGTGGCGATCCGGACGACCCGATTCGAACGGCCGAAGGCGGGCCGGGGGCGTCCTCCGGTAACGAGCCTGATCACCGGTCCGACGATCCCGCCCGCATCGAGGAGAGCGAGGGCGGCTACGCGGTGGATCGATATCCGAGCGATCACACCGGTGACCACGACCACGATCACAACCACGACGATCACGGCGGCGGCCCGCCCGCCGAGGGCTGGGAACGCCGAACGCCCTGGGAGGAGAGCACCTGGCTGATGCTCGTTCCGATCACCGTCATCGCGCTCGGCGCGATCGTCCTCGGGGTGATTCCCGGCCGGGCGGTGTTCCTCGAGCTGATCGTCTACATCGTCGAGAGCGTCACCGGTGAGGTGGTGCCATGA
- a CDS encoding monovalent cation/H+ antiporter subunit D family protein, translating to MIEQLPALLVVAPILAATVSLVAGLRWRETGWAVTTITLVGLFAMAIWLTTEVYLGAGGDRIIHQLGGFPRPVGIELIADRLSTLISVVVTGIALGVLAYTRLGGPRGNGFYTMYLLLVGGLLGVTFTGDVFNLFVFLEITGLTTYAIVAKGESGESAIAALRYLVIGTVGASIYLIGVGYLFMATGTLNMIDLSASLAEVGYDATLVRVGFVFVFVGFAVKVALFPLHSWQPDAYQHAPDGATPLVSALVSTASAYALFRITYTVFTVEFLRATPYVTEVIVTIGSVSVLAGTTLAVLQTDVKRMLAYSSVSQFGLIVLAYGLVTQTALVGSLVHLLGHGLMKGGLFLAVGVIAAGTGARTVDEYAGLAERRPFAAGAMAVLGLALVGVPPSVGFVGKWFIAVGAVEAGVWPVAVVVFLSTMLTLAYVARLLEKMYFTPPARTGAYTPENPLAADGSGETVSKGMLAMTVLCTVLVVALGFAGGTFDSLLGPFVEGVLNG from the coding sequence ATGATTGAACAGCTCCCGGCGCTGCTCGTGGTCGCGCCGATCCTCGCGGCGACCGTCTCGCTCGTCGCGGGGCTGCGCTGGCGCGAGACCGGCTGGGCGGTCACGACGATCACTCTCGTCGGCCTGTTCGCGATGGCGATCTGGCTCACGACGGAGGTGTATCTCGGCGCCGGCGGCGACCGGATCATCCACCAGCTCGGCGGCTTCCCCCGTCCCGTCGGGATCGAACTCATCGCCGACCGGCTCTCGACGCTGATCTCGGTGGTGGTCACCGGCATCGCACTGGGCGTGCTCGCGTACACCCGCCTCGGCGGGCCCCGCGGCAACGGCTTCTACACGATGTACCTGCTGCTCGTCGGCGGGCTGCTCGGCGTGACGTTCACGGGCGACGTGTTCAACCTGTTCGTCTTCCTCGAGATCACGGGGCTGACGACGTACGCGATCGTCGCCAAGGGCGAGTCGGGCGAGTCGGCGATCGCCGCGCTCAGATACCTCGTCATCGGGACCGTCGGCGCCTCGATCTACCTGATCGGCGTCGGCTACCTGTTCATGGCGACGGGAACGCTGAACATGATCGACTTATCGGCCTCGCTCGCGGAGGTGGGCTACGACGCCACGCTCGTCCGGGTGGGCTTCGTCTTCGTCTTCGTCGGCTTCGCGGTCAAGGTCGCGCTGTTCCCGCTTCACAGCTGGCAGCCCGACGCCTACCAGCACGCGCCCGACGGCGCGACGCCGCTGGTCTCGGCGCTGGTCTCGACGGCCTCGGCGTACGCGCTCTTCCGGATCACCTACACCGTCTTCACCGTCGAGTTCCTGCGGGCGACGCCGTACGTCACCGAGGTCATCGTTACGATCGGCTCGGTGAGCGTCCTCGCGGGCACCACCCTCGCGGTGCTCCAGACCGACGTCAAGCGGATGCTCGCGTACTCGTCGGTCTCGCAGTTCGGGCTGATCGTGCTCGCCTACGGGCTGGTCACGCAGACGGCGCTGGTCGGCTCGCTCGTCCACCTGCTGGGCCACGGGCTGATGAAGGGCGGGCTGTTCCTCGCGGTCGGCGTGATCGCCGCGGGGACGGGCGCGCGGACCGTCGACGAGTACGCCGGCCTCGCAGAACGCAGGCCGTTCGCGGCCGGTGCGATGGCCGTTCTCGGGCTCGCGCTCGTGGGCGTGCCGCCCTCGGTCGGCTTCGTCGGCAAGTGGTTCATCGCCGTCGGCGCCGTCGAGGCGGGCGTCTGGCCCGTCGCCGTGGTCGTCTTCCTGAGCACGATGCTCACGCTCGCGTACGTCGCCCGGCTGCTGGAGAAGATGTACTTCACGCCGCCGGCCCGAACCGGCGCGTACACCCCCGAGAACCCGCTCGCCGCCGACGGGAGCGGCGAGACGGTGTCGAAGGGCATGCTCGCGATGACCGTCCTCTGTACCGTCCTCGTCGTCGCGCTCGGTTTCGCCGGCGGAACGTTCGATTCGCTGCTCGGACCGTTCGTGGAGGGAGTTCTCAATGGTTGA
- a CDS encoding cation:proton antiporter subunit C: MIELLATRYAYATFILLVSIGLYMVIASPNLVKKVIGVNLFQTGIFLFFVAAAYVDGGTSPVVPDDPAGPASAVVSPLPHVIVLTAIVVGVALTAVGLALIIRIYTEYGTLREDVLREVRTDD; this comes from the coding sequence GTGATCGAGTTGCTCGCGACCCGCTACGCCTACGCGACGTTCATACTGCTGGTCTCGATCGGGCTCTACATGGTGATCGCGAGTCCGAACCTCGTGAAGAAGGTGATCGGCGTCAACCTGTTCCAGACGGGGATCTTCCTGTTCTTCGTCGCCGCCGCCTACGTCGATGGCGGGACGTCGCCGGTGGTGCCGGACGATCCGGCGGGTCCAGCGTCGGCGGTCGTCAGTCCGCTCCCCCACGTGATCGTGCTCACCGCGATCGTCGTCGGCGTCGCGCTGACGGCGGTCGGACTCGCGCTGATCATCCGCATCTACACCGAGTACGGCACGCTCCGTGAGGACGTCCTCCGGGAGGTGCGAACCGATGATTGA
- a CDS encoding MnhB domain-containing protein gives MSRNDEETYVESQVIMSTVKIVTPFVLTYGLFITFHGADAPGGGFQGGAVIGTVILMIAFAFGIEPTRQWLDNRVVVGLIAGGVAAFGLIGLVSMARGGAFLEYRLLPIHHPVKYGIEGVEILGIAAIVSGAVIALFFVMGAGFATSAIVEGDSETAVDGGERE, from the coding sequence ATGAGCCGGAACGACGAGGAGACGTACGTCGAGAGCCAGGTGATCATGTCGACCGTGAAGATCGTCACGCCGTTCGTGCTGACCTACGGGCTGTTCATCACCTTCCACGGCGCCGACGCCCCGGGCGGCGGGTTCCAGGGCGGGGCCGTCATCGGGACCGTGATCCTGATGATCGCCTTCGCCTTCGGCATCGAGCCGACGCGCCAGTGGCTCGACAACCGAGTGGTCGTCGGCCTGATCGCCGGCGGCGTCGCAGCGTTCGGCCTGATCGGCCTCGTCTCGATGGCCCGCGGCGGCGCCTTCCTCGAGTACCGACTGCTGCCGATCCACCACCCGGTGAAGTACGGCATCGAGGGCGTCGAGATCCTCGGCATCGCCGCGATCGTCTCCGGGGCGGTCATCGCCCTGTTCTTCGTCATGGGGGCGGGCTTCGCCACGAGCGCGATCGTCGAGGGAGACTCCGAGACGGCCGTCGACGGGGGTGAGCGCGAGTGA
- a CDS encoding DUF4040 domain-containing protein, which produces MSDLVVATLVAFVLLTALTTALFRDVLSAIIVFAAYSLGMALLYTYLLAPDVGLTEAAIGAGVTTILLLLTIAKTVRPSTDALFERIDVPALVVVGAFALVLGVLALPEMPAIGSEQAPVWANPDVTQYYLENTYDETGVTNTVAAVLAAYRGFDTFGEAVVVFGAAVAVMVVLHREAFT; this is translated from the coding sequence ATGAGCGACCTCGTCGTGGCGACGCTCGTAGCGTTCGTCCTGCTGACGGCGCTCACGACCGCGCTGTTCCGGGACGTGCTCTCGGCGATCATCGTCTTCGCCGCCTACAGCCTGGGGATGGCGCTGCTGTACACCTACCTGCTCGCGCCGGACGTCGGGCTCACCGAGGCCGCGATCGGCGCGGGCGTGACGACGATCCTGCTGCTGTTGACGATCGCGAAGACGGTCCGGCCCTCGACCGACGCGCTGTTCGAGCGGATCGACGTACCCGCGCTGGTCGTGGTCGGCGCGTTCGCGCTCGTGCTCGGCGTCCTCGCGCTCCCCGAGATGCCCGCGATCGGCAGCGAGCAGGCGCCGGTGTGGGCCAACCCGGACGTGACTCAGTACTACCTCGAGAACACCTACGACGAGACGGGCGTCACGAACACCGTCGCCGCGGTGCTCGCGGCCTACCGAGGGTTCGACACCTTCGGCGAGGCGGTGGTGGTCTTCGGCGCCGCCGTGGCGGTAATGGTGGTCCTCCACCGGGAGGCGTTCACATGA
- the mnhG gene encoding monovalent cation/H(+) antiporter subunit G — protein MIEQIRTALIVALVAGGVFFTFVSATGVLRLPDVYARAHTASQTDTLGAGLALAGVALAMGWQSATVITALLLVFIFVTNPTAAHAIARAAYESGVEPWDERERGGGER, from the coding sequence ATGATCGAGCAGATCCGTACGGCGCTGATCGTCGCGCTCGTCGCCGGCGGCGTCTTCTTCACGTTCGTCTCGGCGACGGGCGTGCTCCGCCTGCCCGACGTCTACGCGCGCGCCCACACCGCCTCCCAGACCGACACCCTCGGGGCCGGCCTCGCGCTCGCCGGCGTCGCGCTCGCGATGGGCTGGCAGTCGGCGACGGTGATCACGGCGTTGCTGCTCGTGTTCATCTTCGTCACGAACCCCACCGCGGCCCACGCGATCGCGCGGGCTGCCTACGAATCGGGCGTCGAACCCTGGGACGAACGCGAACGTGGGGGTGGGGAACGATGA
- a CDS encoding cation:proton antiporter encodes MSLVNDVLLLAAAAFVVLAIAMLYRVVKGPTMQDRVLAVNVLGTNTVVILALLAAGLDEPWFLDIALVYALLNFLMSIAISKFTVERGGII; translated from the coding sequence ATGAGCCTGGTTAACGACGTGTTGCTGTTGGCCGCCGCGGCGTTCGTCGTCCTCGCGATCGCGATGCTCTATCGCGTGGTCAAGGGTCCCACCATGCAGGACCGGGTGCTCGCGGTGAACGTCCTCGGGACCAACACCGTGGTGATCCTCGCGCTGCTCGCTGCGGGGCTCGACGAGCCGTGGTTCCTCGATATCGCGCTGGTGTACGCGCTGCTCAACTTCCTGATGTCGATCGCCATCTCGAAGTTCACCGTCGAACGCGGGGGCATCATATGA
- a CDS encoding monovalent cation/H+ antiporter subunit E, whose protein sequence is MAVERLLVPVEKSVTLRRTVGYAVETALDSAADRVEIHFVAAMTYEAESPGGTESIEEAEELLERLTVWAYEDANEEAFDVETAVIGTDRYLFSPRDFGDRLADYADDHGIDLIILDPEYLPGSSAPMLQPLEHQLESHGLDFEEAPVEPARRSGQLITPGGASRLGALFAVSFGFYLVLGDPTYPFDLVTGAVSGLIVAITLSHVTFSRPPTLRQTPIRALRFVVYVPYLLYEIVKANVAVSIAILRPSMPIEPRMTRLRSTVWGGLPLTTLANSITLTPGTLTVRANDQNLIVHTLIPDAREDLFDGGLERGVRFVFYGRDAARIPSPRERDDAEIIGEEER, encoded by the coding sequence GTGGCGGTTGAGCGACTGCTCGTCCCGGTCGAGAAGTCGGTGACGCTCCGGCGGACCGTCGGCTACGCCGTCGAGACGGCCCTGGACTCGGCGGCCGACCGCGTCGAGATCCACTTCGTCGCGGCGATGACCTACGAGGCCGAGAGCCCCGGCGGCACCGAGTCGATCGAGGAGGCCGAGGAGCTGCTCGAGCGGCTCACCGTCTGGGCGTACGAGGACGCAAACGAGGAGGCGTTCGACGTCGAGACGGCCGTCATCGGTACGGATCGTTACCTCTTCAGTCCGCGCGACTTCGGCGACCGGCTGGCCGACTACGCCGACGATCACGGGATCGATCTGATCATCCTCGATCCCGAGTACCTACCGGGCTCTTCCGCTCCCATGCTCCAGCCGCTCGAACACCAGCTCGAGAGCCACGGGCTTGACTTCGAGGAGGCGCCGGTCGAACCGGCACGACGCAGCGGACAGCTCATCACTCCAGGGGGCGCGAGCCGCCTCGGCGCGCTGTTCGCCGTCTCCTTCGGCTTCTATCTCGTGCTCGGCGATCCGACCTACCCGTTCGACCTCGTAACCGGGGCGGTGTCGGGTCTGATCGTCGCGATCACGCTCTCGCACGTGACGTTCTCCCGGCCGCCGACGCTGAGACAGACGCCGATTCGGGCGCTGCGGTTCGTAGTGTACGTCCCGTATCTCCTCTACGAGATCGTCAAGGCGAACGTCGCCGTCTCGATCGCGATCCTTCGACCCTCGATGCCGATCGAACCCCGGATGACGCGGCTGCGCTCGACCGTCTGGGGCGGGCTCCCCCTGACGACGCTCGCAAACAGCATCACGCTCACGCCGGGCACCCTGACGGTACGGGCCAACGACCAGAACCTCATCGTGCACACGCTGATCCCCGACGCGCGCGAGGACCTCTTCGACGGCGGTCTCGAGCGCGGGGTCCGCTTCGTCTTCTACGGACGGGACGCCGCCCGCATCCCCAGCCCGCGCGAGCGCGACGACGCCGAGATCATCGGGGAGGAGGAACGATGA
- the coaBC gene encoding bifunctional phosphopantothenoylcysteine decarboxylase/phosphopantothenate--cysteine ligase CoaBC yields the protein MLSGVNVALGVTGSIAAVKVVELAHELRRRGANVRGVMTAGARGIVHPWSVEFATGNEAVTELTGRVEHVELCGRDGWADVLLIAPATANTVGKIAAAIDDTPVTTCATTALGAGTRVVIAPAMHEPMYDHPGVLEAIDRVEGWGVEFVSPRVEEGKAKLASVDAIALDVARAATPSPLSDERVVVTAGSTGESIDPIRVLTNRSSGRTGREVARACYVRGARVTLVHGPVGPHPPNEGPAESFPYLELRPVESAAEMRETVLETCVGADALVSTAAIGDYTVDAAAEKIRSGQELTLEFEPTPKLIDAVRESHPELPIVGFKAETNPTGMVEAARETLRRVDLEFVVANDANVMGEAESRVLIVREHGAKRHVGSKAEVGARIADELATALGENRERREG from the coding sequence ATGCTCTCGGGAGTGAACGTCGCGCTAGGGGTCACGGGGTCCATCGCCGCAGTAAAGGTCGTCGAACTCGCCCACGAGCTACGCCGTCGTGGCGCGAACGTTCGTGGAGTGATGACCGCCGGCGCGCGGGGGATCGTCCATCCCTGGAGCGTGGAGTTCGCCACCGGGAACGAGGCGGTGACGGAGCTCACCGGCCGCGTCGAGCACGTCGAGCTCTGCGGACGCGACGGCTGGGCGGACGTACTGTTGATCGCGCCCGCGACGGCCAACACGGTGGGGAAGATCGCCGCCGCAATCGACGACACGCCCGTAACGACGTGTGCGACCACCGCGCTCGGAGCGGGAACGCGGGTAGTGATCGCCCCCGCGATGCACGAGCCGATGTACGACCACCCGGGCGTGCTCGAGGCGATCGACCGCGTCGAGGGCTGGGGCGTCGAGTTCGTTTCTCCTCGAGTAGAGGAGGGGAAGGCGAAGCTCGCGAGCGTGGACGCGATCGCCCTCGACGTCGCGCGCGCCGCGACACCCTCGCCGCTCTCCGACGAACGCGTCGTCGTCACGGCCGGTTCGACGGGCGAATCGATCGACCCGATCCGCGTGCTGACGAACCGTTCCTCGGGCAGGACCGGCCGCGAGGTCGCGCGCGCCTGCTACGTCCGCGGGGCACGAGTGACGCTGGTCCACGGGCCGGTCGGTCCCCACCCGCCGAACGAGGGTCCGGCCGAGTCGTTCCCGTATCTGGAGCTCCGTCCGGTCGAGAGCGCGGCGGAGATGCGCGAGACCGTCCTCGAGACCTGCGTCGGGGCGGACGCGCTGGTCTCGACGGCTGCGATCGGCGACTACACCGTCGACGCCGCGGCGGAGAAGATCCGCTCCGGTCAGGAGTTGACCCTCGAGTTCGAACCCACCCCGAAGCTCATCGACGCCGTCCGGGAGAGCCACCCGGAGCTCCCGATCGTCGGGTTCAAAGCCGAGACCAATCCGACGGGGATGGTCGAGGCCGCCCGCGAGACCCTCAGACGGGTCGATCTCGAGTTCGTCGTCGCGAACGACGCGAACGTCATGGGCGAGGCGGAGAGTCGCGTACTGATCGTCCGCGAACACGGTGCGAAACGCCACGTCGGTTCGAAGGCGGAGGTCGGAGCCCGAATCGCGGACGAACTGGCGACCGCCCTCGGCGAGAACCGCGAACGGCGCGAGGGATAA
- a CDS encoding CHRD domain-containing protein: MSSNLNRRQVLSATGAAIVGSMAMSGQAAASSHGDQPGTYSAELSGDAEVPPVETDASGHATFEANEDETAVEYEVHVESICNVTQAHVHLGEEGENGPVVVWLYPEEGAEPELIEGRFDGTLAEGTITEDDFVGPLEGASFEEAAETLESEGGYVNVHTEQHPGGEIRGQIEPDEMSEEESEGGDSEESEDEQEQTREEDEGDEDEMESESEDENGSDDGDDDYSSVNALLSFVRSLFV, translated from the coding sequence ATGAGCAGCAATCTCAACCGACGGCAAGTACTGAGCGCGACGGGTGCAGCGATCGTTGGCAGCATGGCCATGAGCGGGCAGGCGGCGGCCAGCAGCCACGGCGACCAACCGGGAACGTATTCGGCGGAACTCTCCGGCGACGCGGAGGTCCCGCCAGTGGAGACGGACGCGAGCGGCCACGCCACCTTCGAGGCGAACGAGGACGAGACGGCGGTGGAGTACGAGGTCCACGTCGAGTCCATCTGTAACGTCACGCAGGCGCACGTCCACCTCGGCGAGGAGGGCGAGAACGGCCCCGTCGTCGTGTGGCTCTATCCCGAGGAGGGAGCGGAGCCCGAACTCATCGAAGGGCGCTTCGACGGCACGCTCGCGGAGGGGACGATCACCGAAGACGACTTCGTCGGCCCGCTCGAGGGTGCGTCGTTCGAGGAGGCCGCGGAGACGCTCGAGAGCGAGGGCGGGTACGTCAACGTCCACACCGAGCAGCACCCCGGCGGCGAGATCCGCGGACAGATCGAACCCGACGAGATGTCGGAAGAGGAATCCGAAGGAGGCGACTCCGAAGAATCCGAGGACGAGCAAGAGCAGACACGTGAAGAGGACGAGGGAGACGAGGACGAAATGGAGAGCGAGTCGGAGGACGAAAACGGCTCCGACGACGGGGATGACGACTACTCGTCGGTCAACGCTCTCCTCTCGTTCGTTCGCTCGCTGTTCGTGTAG